A window of the Parafrankia discariae genome harbors these coding sequences:
- the gatA gene encoding Asp-tRNA(Asn)/Glu-tRNA(Gln) amidotransferase subunit GatA yields MTDVSSTSTPAAAPAVAAAAAAVGGSRRTDDVVRLTAAETAAAIAAGELSAQDATLAALDRIAKVDEAVHAFLHVDAEGALAAARAIDARRAAGEKLGPLAGVPLALKDVLTARGMPTTCGSRILEGWRPPYDATVVSRLRAADVVILGKVNMDEFAMGSSTENSAYGPTRNPWDLSRIPGGSSGGSAAAVAAFEAPLSIGTDTGGSIRQPAAVCGLVGVKPTYGGVSRYGLVAFSSSLDQAGPLARTVGDAALLHAAIAGHDPMDSTSVDLPVPPVVEAAARRDIRGLRVGVVRELAGEGYDPGVQAAFDAAVEELAGLGAEVVEVSCPHFTYALAAYYLIAPSECSSNLARFDAMRFGLRAGDDGRAGAEEVMSHTRDVGFGAEVKRRVMLGTYALSSGYYDAYYGQAQKVRTLISRDFAAAYEQADVLVSPTTPTPAFPIGDKVDDPVAMYLSDLCTIPSNLAGGPAMSLPAGLVGGLPAGIQIMAPAFADDRLYLVGGALEAALDARRGHPLLDEAPAL; encoded by the coding sequence ATGACCGACGTTTCCAGCACCTCAACGCCCGCCGCCGCGCCCGCCGTCGCCGCTGCCGCTGCCGCCGTGGGCGGTTCCCGGCGGACCGACGACGTCGTCCGGCTGACCGCCGCCGAGACCGCGGCCGCGATCGCCGCCGGTGAGCTCTCCGCGCAGGACGCGACTCTCGCCGCGCTCGACCGCATCGCCAAGGTCGACGAGGCCGTCCACGCCTTCCTGCACGTCGACGCCGAGGGCGCGCTCGCCGCCGCCCGCGCGATCGACGCCCGCCGCGCCGCGGGGGAGAAGCTCGGACCGCTCGCCGGCGTCCCGCTCGCGCTCAAGGACGTGCTCACCGCGCGGGGTATGCCGACGACCTGCGGCAGCCGCATCCTGGAGGGCTGGCGGCCGCCGTACGACGCGACCGTGGTCTCCCGGTTGCGCGCCGCCGACGTGGTCATCCTCGGCAAGGTCAACATGGACGAGTTCGCGATGGGCTCGTCCACCGAGAACTCCGCGTACGGGCCGACCCGCAACCCGTGGGATCTCAGCCGCATCCCCGGCGGCAGCAGCGGCGGCAGCGCGGCCGCGGTCGCCGCCTTCGAGGCGCCGCTGTCCATCGGCACCGACACCGGCGGGTCCATCCGCCAGCCGGCCGCGGTGTGCGGGCTGGTGGGGGTCAAGCCGACCTACGGCGGGGTGAGCCGCTACGGCCTGGTCGCGTTCTCCAGCTCGCTGGACCAGGCCGGCCCGCTGGCCCGCACCGTCGGCGACGCCGCGCTGCTGCACGCCGCGATCGCCGGGCACGACCCGATGGACAGCACCAGCGTCGACCTGCCGGTGCCGCCGGTGGTCGAGGCCGCGGCGCGTCGCGACATCCGTGGTCTTCGGGTGGGCGTGGTGCGCGAGCTCGCCGGTGAGGGCTACGACCCGGGCGTGCAGGCGGCGTTCGACGCGGCGGTCGAGGAACTGGCCGGGCTCGGCGCCGAGGTCGTCGAGGTGAGCTGCCCGCACTTCACCTACGCGCTGGCGGCGTACTACCTGATCGCGCCGAGCGAGTGCTCGTCCAACCTGGCCCGGTTCGACGCGATGCGCTTCGGGCTGCGCGCCGGGGACGACGGCCGGGCCGGTGCCGAGGAGGTCATGAGCCACACCCGTGACGTCGGCTTCGGTGCAGAGGTCAAGCGGCGGGTCATGCTCGGCACGTACGCGCTGTCCTCGGGCTACTACGACGCCTACTACGGACAGGCGCAGAAGGTCCGGACGCTGATCAGCCGTGACTTCGCCGCCGCCTACGAGCAGGCCGACGTGCTGGTCTCGCCGACCACGCCGACGCCGGCCTTCCCGATCGGCGACAAGGTGGACGACCCGGTGGCGATGTACCTGTCGGACCTGTGCACGATCCCGTCCAACCTGGCGGGCGGGCCGGCGATGAGCCTGCCGGCCGGCCTGGTGGGTGGGCTGCCCGCCGGCATCCAGATCATGGCCCCGGCGTTCGCGGACGACCGGCTCTACCTGGTCGGCGGCGCGCTCGAGGCCGCCCTGGACGCGCGTCGCGGACATCCGCTGCTGGACGAGGCACCCGCGCTCTAG
- the ilvC gene encoding ketol-acid reductoisomerase encodes MVEIYYDDDANLDNLADRKVAVIGFGSQGHAHALNLRDSGVDVRVGLPETSTSRAKAQEQGLRVVTPAEASAEADIIMILTPDTTHRKIYAESIAPHLTPGKALAFGHGLNIRYGLIEPPAGVDVFMVAPKGPGHLVRRVFVEGKGVPVLVAVEADATGKALDIALAYAKGIGGTRAGALRTTFTEETETDLFGEQAVLCGGASALVQAGFETLVEAGYTPEVAYFECLHELKLIVDLMYEGGISQMRYSISDTAEYGDVTRGPRVITPAVKIEMRRILDEIQDGTFAREWIAEDDAGRPTFTKLVEEGKQHPIEQVGAKLRPMMSWIAKD; translated from the coding sequence ATGGTCGAGATCTACTACGACGACGACGCCAACCTCGACAACCTGGCCGACCGCAAGGTGGCCGTGATCGGCTTCGGCAGCCAGGGGCACGCGCACGCGCTGAACCTGCGCGACAGCGGGGTCGACGTCCGGGTCGGCCTGCCGGAGACGAGCACCAGCCGGGCCAAGGCGCAGGAGCAGGGCCTGCGGGTGGTGACCCCGGCGGAGGCGTCCGCCGAGGCCGACATCATCATGATCCTCACGCCGGACACGACCCACCGCAAGATCTACGCCGAGTCGATCGCGCCGCACCTCACCCCGGGCAAGGCGCTGGCGTTCGGGCACGGGCTCAACATCCGGTACGGGCTCATCGAGCCGCCGGCCGGCGTCGACGTCTTCATGGTCGCCCCCAAGGGTCCGGGCCACCTGGTCCGCCGGGTGTTCGTCGAGGGCAAGGGCGTGCCGGTGCTCGTCGCCGTCGAGGCCGACGCCACCGGCAAGGCGCTCGACATCGCGCTCGCCTACGCGAAGGGCATCGGCGGCACCCGGGCCGGCGCGCTGCGCACCACCTTCACCGAGGAGACCGAGACCGACCTGTTCGGCGAGCAGGCGGTGCTCTGCGGCGGCGCCAGCGCGCTGGTCCAGGCCGGTTTCGAGACGCTGGTCGAGGCGGGCTACACCCCCGAGGTCGCGTACTTCGAGTGCCTGCACGAGCTGAAGCTGATCGTCGACCTCATGTACGAGGGCGGCATCTCGCAGATGCGCTACTCCATCTCGGACACCGCCGAGTACGGCGACGTCACCCGCGGCCCGCGGGTGATCACCCCGGCGGTCAAGATCGAGATGCGCAGGATCCTCGACGAGATCCAGGACGGGACGTTCGCCCGTGAGTGGATCGCCGAGGACGACGCGGGCCGGCCCACGTTCACCAAGCTCGTCGAGGAGGGCAAGCAGCACCCGATCGAGCAGGTCGGGGCCAAGCTGCGCCCGATGATGTCCTGGATCGCGAAGGACTGA
- the serA gene encoding phosphoglycerate dehydrogenase, whose amino-acid sequence MPVVLVAEELSPAGLEVLSGDFEIRHVDGADRSALLPALADVDAVLIRSATKIDAEALAAAPRLKVVARAGIGLDNVDVPAATSRGVMVVNAPQSNIVSAAEHAIALLLAVARRVPAAHESLVGGAWKRSKYVGVELTEKTAGVVGLGRIGVLVAQRLAAFGMKVLAYDPYVSVARASQLGVRLVDLDELLTSSDVITIHLPKTPETLGLIGADELARVKPGVIIVNAARGGLVDETALADAVRSGRVGGAGLDVYVKEPTTSSPLFGLENVVVTPHLGASTQEAQDKAGLAVARSVRLALSGEFVPDAVNVQAGGVVAEDVRPGLPLAEKLGQLFSGLAAGVAAAITVEVRGEIAAHDVSVLQLAVLKGVFTDIVEEQVTYVNAPLIAKERGVDVALETSEESPDYRNLVTVRGVLPDGTAVSVSGTLVGSRQVEKITAIDGFEVDLRPEDHLAFFRYEDRPGIVGAVGALLGEAHINIANAQVSRLSAGGEALMSLSLDDAVAPDILAEIAKIIGASYARAVSISAG is encoded by the coding sequence GTGCCCGTCGTACTCGTCGCCGAGGAACTCTCACCGGCCGGGCTGGAGGTCCTGTCCGGGGACTTCGAGATCCGCCATGTGGACGGGGCCGACCGGTCCGCCCTGCTGCCGGCGCTGGCGGACGTGGACGCGGTCCTCATCCGCTCGGCGACGAAGATCGACGCAGAGGCGCTCGCCGCCGCCCCGCGGCTGAAGGTCGTGGCCCGCGCCGGGATCGGCCTCGACAACGTCGATGTCCCCGCCGCCACCAGCCGCGGCGTCATGGTCGTGAACGCGCCGCAGTCGAACATCGTCAGCGCCGCCGAGCACGCCATCGCGCTGCTGCTCGCGGTCGCCCGCCGGGTCCCGGCCGCCCACGAGTCGCTCGTCGGCGGCGCGTGGAAGCGGTCGAAGTACGTCGGTGTCGAGCTGACGGAGAAGACCGCGGGCGTCGTCGGCCTCGGCCGCATCGGTGTGCTGGTGGCGCAGCGGCTGGCGGCCTTCGGCATGAAGGTCCTGGCCTACGACCCCTACGTGTCGGTGGCCCGGGCCTCGCAGCTCGGCGTGCGCCTGGTGGACCTCGACGAGCTGCTCACCTCCAGCGACGTCATCACGATCCACCTGCCGAAGACGCCGGAGACGCTGGGCCTCATCGGGGCCGACGAGCTGGCCCGGGTGAAGCCGGGCGTGATCATCGTCAACGCCGCCCGCGGCGGCCTGGTCGACGAGACCGCCCTGGCGGACGCGGTCCGCTCCGGCCGGGTCGGCGGCGCCGGGCTCGACGTGTACGTCAAGGAGCCGACGACCTCCTCGCCGCTGTTCGGGCTGGAGAACGTCGTCGTCACCCCGCACCTGGGCGCCTCGACGCAGGAGGCGCAGGACAAGGCGGGCCTGGCCGTGGCCCGTTCGGTGCGTCTCGCGCTCAGTGGCGAGTTCGTCCCGGACGCGGTGAACGTGCAGGCCGGCGGGGTCGTGGCCGAGGACGTCCGCCCCGGCCTGCCGCTGGCGGAGAAGCTGGGTCAGCTCTTCTCCGGGCTGGCCGCGGGGGTCGCCGCCGCGATCACCGTCGAGGTGCGCGGGGAGATCGCCGCGCACGACGTGTCCGTGCTGCAGCTCGCCGTCCTCAAGGGTGTCTTCACCGACATCGTCGAGGAGCAGGTCACCTACGTGAACGCGCCACTGATCGCCAAGGAGCGCGGCGTCGACGTGGCGCTGGAGACCTCCGAGGAGAGCCCCGACTACCGCAACCTCGTCACGGTCCGCGGCGTCCTGCCCGACGGGACGGCGGTGTCGGTCAGCGGGACACTCGTCGGCTCCCGCCAGGTCGAGAAGATCACCGCGATCGACGGGTTCGAGGTCGACCTGCGTCCCGAGGACCACCTGGCGTTCTTCCGCTACGAGGACCGGCCGGGCATCGTCGGGGCGGTCGGCGCGCTGCTGGGCGAGGCCCACATCAACATCGCCAACGCTCAGGTGAGCCGGCTCAGCGCCGGTGGCGAGGCCCTCATGTCGCTGTCCCTGGACGACGCGGTGGCGCCCGACATCCTGGCCGAGATCGCCAAGATCATCGGGGCCTCGTATGCCCGCGCGGTGAGCATCTCCGCGGGCTGA
- a CDS encoding ACT domain-containing protein — MLDHMSYLLRLLLPDHPGVLGAVATALGAAGIDIVSLTVVEHTPAGAVDDLIVLLPPGGLAERLFTAAHSVPGVSVESLRPYQADGAGISEDLELVDALAERPADAVAVLTDLVAGVFHADWTLLLEYLGPGDVRVREASVGAPSLGGDDLGVPERVRLPLPWLPLRAARRVVPDDGEFPARWEAVNMELAAAPVGDERLAVLVGRPGGPAFRPSEVARLAHLAGIAATLARTAGR; from the coding sequence ATGCTCGACCACATGTCGTACCTGCTCCGGCTCCTACTTCCCGATCATCCTGGTGTGCTGGGAGCGGTGGCCACGGCACTCGGTGCCGCCGGCATCGACATCGTCAGCCTCACCGTGGTGGAGCACACACCGGCCGGGGCGGTCGACGACCTGATCGTGCTCCTGCCCCCGGGCGGCCTGGCCGAGCGGCTGTTCACCGCGGCCCACTCCGTGCCCGGGGTCTCAGTCGAGTCGCTGCGGCCCTACCAGGCCGACGGCGCCGGGATCAGCGAGGACCTCGAACTCGTCGACGCGCTCGCCGAACGCCCCGCCGACGCCGTGGCCGTGCTGACCGACCTGGTCGCCGGGGTCTTCCACGCCGACTGGACGCTGCTGCTCGAGTACCTGGGGCCGGGCGACGTCCGGGTCCGGGAGGCCTCGGTGGGCGCGCCGAGCCTGGGCGGCGACGACCTCGGTGTTCCGGAGCGGGTGCGCCTCCCACTGCCCTGGCTGCCGCTGCGCGCGGCGCGTCGCGTCGTGCCGGACGACGGCGAGTTCCCGGCCCGCTGGGAGGCGGTCAACATGGAGCTCGCCGCGGCCCCGGTCGGGGATGAGCGGCTGGCCGTCCTGGTCGGTCGGCCGGGAGGCCCCGCGTTCCGGCCGTCCGAGGTGGCCCGGCTGGCGCACCTGGCCGGCATCGCCGCCACCCTCGCCCGCACGGCCGGCCGCTGA
- a CDS encoding metallophosphoesterase family protein: MQATTPGRPPATTQGRLLATSDIHVRHPDNRAIVEAMRPGRPDDWLLVVGDVGELYEDVEWALRLLADRFAQVVWVPGNHELWTLGRDQTSLRGEARYRRLVDLCAGLGVLTPEDPYPLWTGQGGPARIVPMFLLYDYTFRPEGTSTKQEALAAAYEAGIVCSDESVLFSDPYPTRDDWCRARVELTRRRLDACPRDVPLVLVNHFPLVREPTRILRYPVFAQWCGTELTADWHTRYNVAAVVYGHLHIPRTTWYDGVRFEEVSVGYPREWRSWPARRPVLRQILPAPTGQPVPPWGAPRDESAAAAIRSGLSADRTS, translated from the coding sequence ATGCAAGCGACCACGCCGGGCCGGCCGCCGGCGACCACACAGGGGCGGCTGCTCGCCACCAGCGACATCCACGTCCGCCATCCCGACAACCGGGCGATCGTCGAGGCGATGCGCCCGGGCCGTCCCGACGACTGGCTGCTCGTCGTCGGCGACGTCGGGGAGCTGTACGAGGACGTCGAATGGGCGCTGCGGCTGCTCGCCGACCGCTTCGCGCAGGTCGTGTGGGTGCCGGGCAACCACGAGCTGTGGACGCTGGGGCGGGACCAGACCTCGCTGCGGGGTGAGGCCCGCTACCGGCGCCTGGTCGACCTGTGTGCCGGGCTCGGCGTGCTCACCCCGGAGGATCCGTATCCGCTGTGGACGGGTCAGGGCGGCCCGGCCCGCATCGTGCCGATGTTCCTGCTCTACGACTACACGTTCCGGCCCGAGGGCACCTCGACCAAGCAGGAGGCGCTCGCCGCCGCCTACGAGGCCGGCATCGTCTGCTCGGACGAGTCGGTCCTCTTCTCCGACCCGTACCCGACCCGGGACGACTGGTGCCGGGCCCGGGTCGAGCTGACCCGGCGGCGGCTCGACGCCTGCCCGCGCGACGTCCCGCTCGTGCTGGTGAACCACTTCCCGCTGGTGCGCGAGCCGACCAGGATCCTGCGCTACCCGGTGTTCGCCCAGTGGTGCGGCACCGAGCTGACCGCGGACTGGCACACCCGCTACAACGTCGCCGCCGTGGTCTACGGCCACCTGCACATCCCGCGGACGACCTGGTACGACGGGGTCCGGTTCGAGGAGGTCTCGGTCGGCTACCCGCGTGAGTGGCGGTCCTGGCCGGCCCGCCGGCCGGTGCTGCGCCAGATCCTGCCGGCGCCGACGGGTCAGCCGGTGCCGCCGTGGGGGGCGCCCCGGGACGAGTCCGCCGCGGCGGCGATCCGGTCCGGGCTGTCAGCGGATCGAACGAGTTAG
- a CDS encoding penicillin-binding transpeptidase domain-containing protein, with protein sequence MPLTPTGFSPSTSRRRGRGRGRRNTLIVALVVVLLAVGGGVAYWLKSRSDAREADRRVAAVALAYLDAWKTLTTAPAAEEPAAGDPAGGTAGTTAPASAAPAASAAPAAAGQAPAGQARERAGAAVTALSTEGDVPVGALVGLMGDVRDRLSVTGAEFVSGELTRSGSTATVPYTAKLTLAGFAEPLAYAGELALADTGGGQWKVRARPSSVHPSLKPGLRLDRAASTGERGALLDVNGRPLDGSPELAGNLVGRVDPASGLQRVYDARLRPQGGSVVVRTEGNETVETLKTYPSSNGEEIRTTINLDVQRAGEQALGTASRPNGALVAIDTRTGGVLAAVNHPLNGYGRAVRGSYPPGSTFKIVTATAALMSGKPADTTIDCTQTVSVGGREFQNSESEQFGAIPLRTVFAKSCNTAFIRLEQSLPDDALERAARLYGFDGSEPLPIASVGGSFPTPRDAVESASASIGQGRVAASPLQMASVAAAVASGTWHQPFVVGESPRSNPLPTEVLGPLRDFMRAVVTEGTAAGVPMPGDVHGKTGTAEYADGDPPPTHGWFVAYRGDVAVAVVIEDGGFGAESAAPVVSAFYTALDGGQVAGPPPAAG encoded by the coding sequence GTGCCTCTCACTCCGACGGGGTTCAGCCCGTCCACGTCACGCCGCCGTGGCCGGGGCCGCGGCCGGCGCAACACACTCATCGTCGCGCTCGTCGTGGTCCTGCTGGCGGTCGGCGGCGGGGTGGCCTACTGGCTGAAGTCCCGTTCCGACGCGCGCGAGGCGGACCGCCGGGTGGCCGCGGTCGCCCTCGCCTACCTGGACGCCTGGAAGACGCTGACGACCGCGCCGGCCGCCGAGGAACCGGCGGCGGGCGACCCCGCCGGCGGCACCGCGGGCACGACCGCGCCGGCCTCGGCCGCGCCGGCAGCCTCGGCCGCGCCGGCGGCGGCCGGGCAGGCGCCGGCCGGGCAGGCCCGGGAACGGGCGGGCGCCGCCGTGACGGCCCTCAGCACCGAGGGCGACGTCCCGGTCGGTGCCCTCGTCGGGCTGATGGGTGACGTGCGTGACCGGCTCTCGGTGACCGGGGCCGAGTTCGTCTCCGGTGAGCTGACCCGGTCGGGCTCGACCGCGACCGTCCCGTACACCGCGAAGCTGACGCTCGCCGGTTTCGCCGAGCCGCTGGCGTACGCGGGTGAGCTGGCCCTCGCCGACACCGGCGGCGGGCAGTGGAAGGTGCGGGCCCGGCCGTCGTCGGTGCACCCGTCCCTCAAGCCCGGCCTGCGCCTGGACCGCGCCGCGTCCACCGGTGAGCGCGGTGCCCTGCTCGACGTCAACGGGCGGCCGCTGGACGGCAGCCCCGAGCTCGCCGGGAACCTCGTCGGCCGGGTCGATCCGGCGTCCGGCCTCCAGCGGGTGTACGACGCCAGGCTGCGACCGCAGGGCGGCTCGGTGGTGGTGCGCACCGAGGGCAACGAGACCGTCGAGACCCTCAAGACCTACCCGAGCAGCAACGGCGAGGAGATCCGCACCACCATCAACCTGGACGTCCAGCGCGCGGGGGAGCAGGCGCTGGGGACCGCGTCGCGTCCCAACGGGGCCCTCGTCGCGATCGACACCCGCACCGGCGGGGTGCTGGCGGCGGTGAACCACCCGCTCAACGGCTACGGCCGGGCGGTGCGCGGCTCCTATCCGCCGGGTTCCACCTTCAAGATCGTGACGGCGACCGCCGCCCTGATGAGCGGCAAGCCGGCCGACACCACGATCGACTGCACCCAGACGGTGAGCGTGGGCGGGCGCGAGTTCCAGAACTCCGAGTCGGAGCAGTTCGGGGCCATCCCGCTGCGGACGGTCTTCGCCAAGAGCTGCAACACCGCCTTCATCCGGCTCGAGCAGTCACTGCCCGACGACGCGCTCGAGCGGGCCGCGAGGCTCTACGGCTTCGACGGCTCCGAGCCGCTGCCGATCGCCAGCGTGGGCGGCTCGTTCCCGACTCCGCGTGACGCCGTCGAGTCGGCGTCCGCCTCGATCGGGCAGGGACGGGTGGCCGCGTCCCCGCTGCAGATGGCGAGCGTCGCCGCCGCCGTGGCCAGCGGCACCTGGCACCAGCCGTTCGTCGTCGGTGAGTCCCCGCGCAGCAACCCCCTGCCGACCGAGGTGCTGGGGCCGCTGCGGGACTTCATGCGCGCGGTGGTCACCGAGGGGACCGCGGCCGGCGTCCCGATGCCCGGTGACGTCCACGGCAAGACGGGCACGGCCGAGTACGCCGACGGTGACCCGCCGCCCACGCACGGCTGGTTCGTCGCCTACCGCGGCGATGTCGCCGTCGCGGTGGTGATCGAGGACGGCGGGTTCGGCGCCGAGTCCGCCGCGCCGGTGGTGTCCGCGTTCTACACCGCCCTCGACGGCGGCCAGGTGGCCGGCCCACCCCCCGCGGCCGGCTGA
- the gatC gene encoding Asp-tRNA(Asn)/Glu-tRNA(Gln) amidotransferase subunit GatC — protein sequence MAITRDEVANLARLSRMSLSDAELDALAPQLEAILGAVARVAEVAAADIPPTSHAVPLTNVFRADVTRPSLPVADVLAGAPAAEEGRFRVPRILDPDE from the coding sequence ATGGCGATCACCCGGGACGAGGTAGCCAACCTCGCCCGCCTGTCGCGGATGTCCCTGTCCGACGCCGAGCTCGACGCGCTCGCGCCGCAGCTCGAGGCGATCCTCGGCGCCGTCGCGCGGGTCGCCGAGGTGGCGGCCGCGGACATCCCGCCGACCTCGCACGCCGTGCCGCTGACCAATGTCTTCCGCGCGGACGTGACCCGCCCGTCGCTGCCGGTCGCCGACGTCCTCGCCGGTGCGCCCGCCGCCGAGGAGGGCCGGTTCCGGGTGCCGCGCATTCTCGATCCGGACGAGTGA
- the gatB gene encoding Asp-tRNA(Asn)/Glu-tRNA(Gln) amidotransferase subunit GatB, translating to MSTSAPVIATPSYEDATARYESVIGLETHVELGTASKMFCGCATAFGAEPNTQVCPVCLGLPGALPVVNEAAVRFATLIGLALNCSIASWCRFARKNYFYPDMPKNFQISQYDEPLCSNGWLDVEVEGEIHRVGITRVHMEEDTGKSLHVGGATGRIHGATHSLVDYNRAGIPLVEIVTEPDIRTPEVARAYVDELRELCRALAVSDVRMDQGSLRCDANVSLRPRPAPGEPDAPFGTRSETKNLNSLRSVERAVRFEIVRQAALLDGGDRVVQETRHFDEASGRTSSGRSKEEATDYRYFPEPDLTPLALTHEYIEAVRAVVPELPAQRRTRLIAEHGYTVRDIQEMRNAGVLDLVEATVAAGASPPAARKWWLNELARRAADAGVEPRELAIGPADVARICELVAAGQLTDALGRKVVDGVLAGEGSADEVIAARGLAVVSDDSALRDAVDTAIAGAPDIAEKVRGGKVNAVGPLVGAVMKAMRGQADAAAVRRLLLERLEAS from the coding sequence GTGAGCACATCGGCTCCCGTCATCGCCACCCCGTCCTACGAGGACGCCACCGCCCGGTACGAGTCGGTGATCGGGCTGGAGACGCATGTCGAGCTCGGCACCGCGTCCAAGATGTTCTGCGGGTGCGCGACGGCCTTCGGCGCGGAGCCGAACACCCAGGTGTGCCCGGTCTGCCTGGGCCTGCCCGGCGCGCTGCCCGTGGTCAACGAGGCCGCGGTGCGTTTCGCGACGCTGATCGGGCTGGCGCTGAACTGCTCGATCGCGTCCTGGTGCCGGTTCGCCCGGAAGAACTACTTCTACCCGGACATGCCGAAGAACTTCCAGATCAGCCAGTACGACGAGCCACTGTGCTCGAACGGCTGGCTCGACGTCGAGGTCGAGGGCGAGATCCACCGGGTCGGGATCACCCGGGTGCACATGGAGGAGGACACCGGCAAGTCCCTGCACGTCGGCGGGGCGACCGGCCGGATCCACGGCGCGACCCACTCGCTGGTCGACTACAACCGCGCCGGCATCCCGCTGGTCGAGATCGTCACCGAGCCCGACATCCGCACGCCCGAGGTCGCCCGCGCCTACGTCGACGAGCTGCGCGAGCTGTGCCGCGCGCTGGCCGTCTCGGACGTCCGGATGGACCAGGGCTCGCTGCGCTGCGACGCGAACGTCTCGCTGCGCCCGCGGCCCGCCCCCGGTGAGCCCGACGCGCCGTTCGGCACCCGGTCGGAGACGAAGAACCTCAACTCGCTGCGCTCGGTCGAGCGCGCGGTGCGGTTCGAGATCGTCCGGCAGGCCGCGCTGCTGGACGGGGGCGACCGGGTCGTGCAGGAGACCCGGCACTTCGACGAGGCCTCCGGGCGGACGTCGTCGGGCCGGTCCAAGGAGGAGGCGACCGACTACCGGTACTTCCCCGAGCCGGACCTGACGCCGCTCGCGCTCACCCACGAGTACATCGAGGCCGTCCGCGCGGTGGTGCCGGAGCTGCCGGCCCAGCGGCGCACCCGGCTCATCGCCGAGCACGGGTACACGGTGCGCGACATCCAGGAGATGCGCAACGCCGGGGTGCTCGACCTGGTCGAGGCGACGGTGGCCGCCGGGGCGAGCCCGCCCGCGGCCCGCAAGTGGTGGCTCAACGAGCTGGCCCGGCGGGCGGCCGACGCCGGCGTCGAGCCGCGCGAGCTGGCGATCGGCCCGGCCGACGTGGCGCGGATCTGCGAGCTGGTCGCGGCCGGGCAGCTCACCGACGCGCTCGGGCGCAAGGTCGTCGACGGAGTGCTCGCCGGTGAGGGCTCGGCCGACGAGGTCATCGCCGCCCGTGGCCTGGCCGTGGTCTCCGACGACTCGGCGCTGCGCGACGCGGTCGACACGGCGATCGCCGGCGCGCCCGACATCGCAGAGAAGGTGCGGGGCGGCAAGGTGAACGCCGTCGGCCCGCTGGTCGGCGCGGTCATGAAGGCGATGCGCGGCCAGGCCGACGCCGCGGCCGTTCGTCGCCTGCTGCTGGAGCGCCTCGAGGCCTCCTGA
- the ilvN gene encoding acetolactate synthase small subunit, with protein MTRHTLSVLVENKPGVLARVSGLFSRRGFNIESLAVGPTEHADVSRMTIVVAVEDLPLEQVTKQLNKLVNVLKIVEMDTAVSVQRELMLVKVRADLAVRSQVLETVQLFRAKVVDVAPDAVTIEATGTRDKLDALIRMLEPFGIRELVQSGMVALGRGSRSITDRSLRAVERSA; from the coding sequence GTGACCCGGCACACCCTCTCGGTGCTCGTCGAGAACAAGCCCGGCGTCCTGGCCCGGGTGTCCGGCCTGTTCTCCCGGCGCGGCTTCAACATCGAGTCGCTCGCCGTCGGCCCGACCGAGCACGCGGACGTCTCCCGGATGACGATCGTCGTCGCGGTGGAGGACCTGCCGCTGGAGCAGGTCACCAAGCAGCTCAACAAGCTGGTGAACGTGCTGAAGATCGTGGAGATGGACACCGCCGTCTCCGTGCAGCGCGAGCTGATGCTGGTCAAGGTGCGGGCCGACCTCGCGGTCCGCTCCCAGGTGCTCGAGACCGTCCAGCTCTTCCGCGCCAAGGTCGTCGACGTCGCCCCCGACGCGGTCACGATCGAGGCCACCGGTACCCGTGACAAGCTGGACGCGCTGATCCGCATGCTGGAGCCCTTCGGGATCCGCGAGCTGGTCCAGTCCGGCATGGTCGCGCTCGGCCGCGGATCGCGGTCGATCACCGATCGCAGTCTGCGCGCCGTCGAGCGCTCGGCCTGA